Proteins encoded together in one Impatiens glandulifera chromosome 1, dImpGla2.1, whole genome shotgun sequence window:
- the LOC124922625 gene encoding transmembrane protein 45B-like, translating into MGTAIGHVFAGSGYFLIGLWHLINHIKVHALNPNSYISLTFFPIANKRYLELYLMMGASGFYILMELVIGQIGHHVFDADGSISSNHLRNFEHAFITLWLFVYAFFTIILDRFSRSKSKYGLTLTLAFVAFGQDYLLFYFHSTDHMGLEGHYHRLLQMITLLSLISTGISISHRRSFLVSLVRSFSLLFKGFWYLVMGAELWSPGLIPKGCFIIKDEYLKVKCSTKEALQRAKALTTLQFSWFLVFFVVLTMCLYLYMIRIYPEKVGYELLMEKNYDAGDDDEEEDKKEAGAAEEA; encoded by the coding sequence ATGGGCACTGCAATTGGACATGTTTTTGCTGGATCCGGATATTTTCTTATAGGTCTATGGCACCTTATTAACCACATTAAGGTCCATGCCCTTAATCCCAACTCCTACATTTCCTTAACATTCTTCCCCATTGCAAATAAGAGGTACTTAGAGCTCTACTTAATGATGGGAGCAAGTGGATTCTATATACTAATGGAGCTAGTCATCGGCCAAATCGGCCACCATGTTTTCGATGCAGACGGGTCCATCTCTAGCAACCATCTCCGCAACTTCGAGCATGCGTTCATCACCTTATGGTTATTCGTTTACGCCTTTTTTACCATAATCTTGGACCGCTTTTCTCGATCCAAATCCAAGTATGGATTGACACTAACCTTAGCTTTCGTTGCCTTCGGGCAAGACTACCTTCTTTTCTATTTCCACTCGACTGACCATATGGGACTCGAAGGCCATTACCATAGGCTTCTTCAGATGATCACTCTTCTCTCGCTTATAAGCACCGGGATTAGCATTAGCCATCGGAGGAGCTTTTTAGTCAGCTTAGTGAGATCATTTAGTCTTCTTTTCAAAGGTTTCTGGTATCTTGTTATGGGAGCCGAGCTATGGAGCCCGGGGCTAATTCCTAAAGGATGTTTCATAATTAAGGATGAGTACTTGAAAGTGAAGTGTTCGACGAAGGAAGCGCTCCAGAGGGCGAAAGCTTTGACAACGCTCCAGTTTAGTTGGTTCTTGGTGTTTTTCGTCGTACTCACTATGTGTTTGTATTTGTATATGATTAGAATTTACCCTGAAAAGGTGGGATATGAATTATTGATGGAAAAGAATTATGATGCcggtgatgatgatgaagaagaagataagaagGAAGCCGGAGCAGCAGAAGAGGCTTAA